cggtaaatttttttaaaatataaaaagacattttaatatattttttaaaattgagtctAACTAATGAGTTTGAGCCAAATCACATGAGAGATCTCAGATAGGTTGAGTGGTGATTGAGAATGGGGCAAACCAACATTGCCCATAATAGTCTTACTCCAACTTATCCTAAGACGGCTGCTTCTTTTCATTCCTCTGTTTTCTTCAACCAGTCTCAAGGGTTACATTAATTGTTGGCGCATAATGTCGCCCATGCAACGTGTATCTGGGAGATAGCCCCAACATGCAAAAGCCCTCCCCCATATGTTccaacttttttttattattatcgacGGATTACAGCGGCAGCCTCAATTGCTTCTCACATTAGAAGCCTGGTTCAAATTGTAATGCAGAACACATACCCAAACCACAATGAAGGCAAAAACAGTGAAGCTCTTTCATCTCTATAATGTCTTGCAAGAGTTCGATAACAAAACAGGTCTCTTAACAAGGACTAGAACTTCAACATTTGATAGTCTTATTTAATTTCCAAGCATGTTTACTAGACAAAATACACCTCTTAACTATTCGAATATCCAACCTACCATAAGTAACAAGTAACATCTTTGCACTGCTCTGTAAATATTTCTCAATCCGATTGCTTGATAGAGGTTATCAACTAACTCATCCCAAGTCCCAATCACTGTCCCCAAGCACAGGCTCTGGATCAAATAACATTGAGGTAAGaaatggcaaaaaaaaaaagctataaaaagtaaaaacatcgAGAGATGTGTACAAGTGGCTCTAACACAGCTTGATAAATCATAATCTCAATTGAGATTGTACTCACCATGTGGAAGAGATAAGCAAATTAAATAGTCATATCAATGTCATGCTCCTAATATGCCTAGAGGAAGCTAGGAAGAGATAGAAAGCAGTAAATCAATTAGATGGAAATGTGGCCAAAAAGTAACTCAAGATGGCCTTCACATAGAATTACAATTAGCAGCTTATCCCCAGAGGCGAGAGTCCAGTATGCGGTTAAAAAGTGACGATTCAAACCTCGTTTAATCAATAAGTTAAAATTTGTTGTGGTGTTGTTCTCTATGTGTGCATGGATGGGGAGACTAGAGAAGGAAGGGGAGAGCGAATTGAATCTTCCTAAGAAAGAGAAGTATAATATAAACTATGAAAAGCAGTACCAAATTAAATCATACCAGCAACACAGCAAAGGAATAACTACAAAGAACTGTGTTAAATTCATCTGTTCAAAATCatagaaaataaaacaaaaagaatAGAATATGAATTAACAGCAAACACAAATTATGTAGCAAAAGGACGATATTTTACAAATGATTGACCTAAATGTTCTAAGGCCAACATACTGGACTTATAAAGTGACATGCAACTGAAAATGGATCTGTTGGGGTAGACACCAAAGTCTTAATCATGAATCTTGATTCCAAACTCCTACTACTGGTAACATCCTTTTATGATGTGGTTTGGCAGTTTAAACTATACAGAATGAATTGTCATCAAATTTTTTATGCTTTTGACCAATGTATATCATAATTAGTACAATAATAGGGCTTGTTCATTTTTAGAAAATCAGCTTCGTTTTCTGAAAAATTTTTCCAAGAAAATTGAAAACAAAATTTTGTATTCACATTTTCCGGTTTCCAGTTTTCCAGCTTTCCAATATTTAACTAAGATTTGAAAAACAACTTTAAAATGTTTTCcactattttcttttataataaaaatcttAGGCAGAACACATATTTGTACCCTTAAACTTTACTAGAAAAATCTCGTAACGCCCTGAACTTTGAAAATGTCCCATTACACAACCTAACTGCTTAAGGGTAGACTTAAAATGACCTCATATTCACAATTAATAGGTAACGTAAATCTTTTATAGCATTCTCAAACAAATATGAATTCaaagataatattatttaagTGTACAAAACATAGagtaaatttcaatttcaaaatctGTATATATTGtataatcattattattagAGTAAATTACATTTTAGTCCTTGAGTTTTAGCGCAATTAGCGAATCAatccctgtatttttaaaatcgaacatTTAAACTCCTCTATAATCAGTCAGTCTGTCTAAATGAGAGATTCTTCCGTCCATAATTCTGTTAGTCAACATATCAAAGGGAGAATAATCATTTCAAATGGATTGCCAATGTGAGTGAAACATTTTATATTGCATAAACTACGATTTAGTCCCTAAATTTTAGCATAATAACATATTAGTCcttgtatttttaaaactgaatttttaaatctcTCCATATCCAGTCACTCCAAAATTACGGTTGTTCCATTTATTATAAACATTAGTTTAAAACTAGTTGGAGGTCAAACTTCTGAAAGTATAATTTCTTCCTAATACTTTTTGTAAAAATCTACAATCTATTTAAACGTTACTTAGTACCActtaaaaatgattaaaattttatatattttctgaaAGTTTTGAAATTATCAAGTATTGAAGTATTTTAATAAACGAAAATTAAAGAACAAAAAGTGTTAAAATGTAGTTGAATAAAACAATATGAATAAAAGTTAATGGGGTTTAATTGTTctttcaaatgaaaaaaaaatatcaaaatgtttacattttaataaatgaggGAAAATAGATGAAACCCTaactctttaatatttttaatttaaaaagaggACAtcaaaaatatttcatgcttttaaTTGCAAAAAATGGATGAAAATATTAGAACCTAAACGGACTAATTATAAAGAGATTTAagtgttcgattttaaaaatataaaaactgatccgttaattatgctaaaacttAAGGACTAACATGTAGTTTACCCATTTAAAAGGGTAATAAAGATATATTTACACTTTTAACAGCAAAAATGAACGAAAAACCCCCCATTTGGACGGACTAATTATACAGAAATTTAAGtgctcgattttaaaaatacagaaatcaatctattaattatgctaaaactaAGGGAgtaaagtgtaatttatccttattattaagttgttgaccgttaataataaaatagttcaAGTCTTGTGGATATATGTCAGCGCATGTTCATGCGCAATTTTAATTACACTTTTGAATAGTTTAAGTGTATCATAGAACATTTTCAAAGTTTAAAATGccacaataaattttttaatactttattttttaattgtgaGAGTTAatgagtatttttttattattttgaattggaaagccattttttattattaacttgcaaatgcctttttcctttttcatagAAAATGACAAGTACAATCCTCTTAGAAAATGAAAAGTGGGAAGCAGATAACTAATTTCTAGAAGTAAACACACTAACAAAGTCTTTGAAGAGTATTCGAGAAACTACAACTAACTGCAAACCTATACTATCTTTAATTTCTGGCAATAGGgggtaaacgagccaagctgaGCTGAGTTTTAAAGAATTCAAGTTTGGTTCATCAAAATTTTTTTGAGCTAGAGTTGAATCGAGTTTTACTTATTTTGAACTCAAGCTGAATATAAAGTCAGACTTGGTTCTTATTTCATTTagcaaataaactaaaacgagtCGAGCTTCTATCGAGTCTAATATCAAATAGTTCATAAatcattcaatttatttataattataataagttttagtttaaaattaacaaGTTTAATATTCATAAGCTCCAAAAGTGTGATTAAACTGTGCAAAACTAAGCTTTAGCAAAGTCAAGCTTGGTACATGAAAATTTATGCAGGCTTGAGTTTGTGCTGAGTTCTCCTATAAAATTGAGAACCACTTGCCTAATAAGCTTGTTCACAATACTACTCAACAACTCAGTTTGCGAAACTGTTCATGAATTTGGAAATGAACTGAGCTCACGAGCTGAATATAACAGAGCTCAAGTTCAATTAAGCTTGAGCCATGAATACCTTGATTCATTCACATCCCTATCTAGCAGTTgaccctttttcttctttagcaTACATAAATAACTACCTTCCTCCTATTTCTGTTATTATGAAACCGTTATTTCAAAGTTCTTATTTCTCCCACCACAATCTTTCTAATTGTGAATCAATCAAAACCATTAAACTACCATGGTCACCATGCCCATCAAATCAGCTCATATCATCACTATATCCTAAAAGATAGTTTCCACATCAAAGAAATATGTTCTAAAAGTATTTCTAACTTACTACAGCCTCAACAAATAATTCTATGCCCATAGAGCGTGCTATACATCACTTGACAAAGGCATACTGTctagataattattttaaataaattggaaATGGAAAATCAAGAGAGTTTGACAACAGACAAGGTTGCAAGGTAACTTAAATACCCCTAGAAAAGTAGATAAATTGACCAAATCTGAATACCTATAATCTCTAAGCCACTTCATTTCAAACATTGGTCCACATTTGCTCTTGCATATGCTTTATGATCAAATGGTTAGAATAACAACAAAAATGTCAACGACCATTGGAGCCCACTTTCCCCTATATGTCAAAGGAAGAAACACAAAGGTATCCGAGTATCATTGAGGTTAGCAAAGAGGTAGATAACCATTGCTAAAAAAGTTCTATTCTCACATAATATatgacaaataattaaattagtatcACTTGAATTTGAGCTGCGAGTCCTAATTAGTAAGGTCCATTGTTAAGTATACAAAAATGTAAATCTTCACATTATTGATGCATCAATATGCCTATATCAAGTTTTTAAGATCTTACAATCCTCAGAACTTGAGGATAGTCTCTCCTGTTACCTGGTTAAAGAAAAGATTTAACAACCTTGGTCTATGACTAAAGAATGCTACATAGTCTTGAACATATTTCTTTCAGTCCTGAGGGCATTTCTTTCCTTCCTGTACATATTATGGCATGGACATAAGGCCAAAGATTATTGTCATATGTTTAATGCCACACTTAAATACAAGTCAGGTAACCAGTTTTATTTCCCCTTCTCTAAATAGAAGGTGAACCCTGAAATGGCTAAAAGTTTTCCTTTTGTTTCTGGGAAAACACAGTGACAAGAATCCACTTTTGTGGAACACGTAAATCTACTACATATCCATATCAGGATCTTTATCTTCTTTTTTCCAATAGGAAGGAGTAGCTTTAtttgttccttttttttttaacttctaTCATTTCCAGAATAAGTGTTGGCTTCTTCCTCATCAAGCACTGGGATGTGTTTCCGTTGTTAAAGGCTGAAGATATTCTTCACGAGCGGAACAAGAAGCTAGACTGTTTTGAAATGGATAACACAAACATCGAATGACTTGTGGATGATCTCTTGAAACAAGAATGGGTGCTTCTAACATACAAAAGTTCATGTTGAGCATGGAATTTATTTTTCCGGAATCAATCTCTTAACTTCCTATATAACGGTCCAAAACCCACATCTTTTGGGGCACACATTCCCTATTCCTAGATAAGAATTCAAATTATTACCCACACAGCTGATATTAACAAAAACTTTAGAAGCCAGAACTGAAATCACAATCTGCAATCACAAAAAGAGTTGCAAGGTTTACCCACTCTGGCTAGGTAAGTGAAACTATACGAAAAAAAAGCAACAACAATCACAAACAGCATGAGAAATTTTaaagccaaaaaccaaaatgTACTTAAACCAAATGAAAATGAACAAATTATGATGAAAAGATACGAGTTCAGAACACtagaaatggaaaagaaaagaaaataaatggcGAGAAACAAACTAGGAATAAAAGTGGAGAATATTATACATACCCGAGGTTGAGAATGCTATTGATTGGGTCGAGAAGTTGTGGTTGTTGCTGGTGCTGCTCCTCCTCCTGTTGTTGCTGTGCCATACTAGCACCAGTTGCCACTGCCACAGCACTTGAAGGTGATCCTTTCGCCTCCACAAATCTCCAAAGATACCAAGACGCCACTGATCTGTATGGCCTCCATTTCTCGCACAAATGATCCATTTGCGACGGACGGGGCAACTCTTCCAAATTGTACAGCAGCTGCACTCCTTTGCGAACCCCAAGATCGTTAATGGGCAACACATCCGGTCTATGCAGCGAAAAAATCATAAACATGTGCACTGACCAAGAACCAATCCCATTAACCATAGTAAGCATTGTGAAAAGGGACTTATCATCCATATTTACAATTGCTGAATCTGACAATATCCCATTGTGATACTTTCTGGCAAGATCATGAAGATAACTAGCTTTACGCCCCGAAACCCCAATTTGGCGCAGCTGCTGTTGTGTCAAAGCAAGAACTGTGTCCGGAAGGACACCGGCCTCTCCCCCGCACAGAGCAATAAAGCGAGTGTAGATTGAAGTACCAGCTTTAAATGCGAGCTGCTGGTAGATAATGCTTCGAGTCAAGGCAAGAAATGGAGTGTGGAAAGTATCAAAGGTAGGGGGAGGGTGGAGGTCGATTAAAGAGGCGAGAAGTGGATCGGAGTCGCGCAGATGGCGAATCGCGTTCTCTACCTCGCCTTCACAGGACAACGATCTCGCAATGATGCGCTGCGGTACAACAACAAGTGCTCGCTGTtgggtattttttattttggcaGATTTCGCTGTCGTTTGAGGGGGGTCGGCGGCGGTATTTGTTATGTGCGAGGAATTGGGGTCGTTAGAGGTGGTTGCGGCATCTTCGGGGGAGAGTTTACGGACTTTGCGAGGCCGGGAAGGGGGAATTTTGGCTGGAGAGACGGTCTGATGAGGAATACTGATTAATTCAGAGGTCGGGGTTGAGGAAGGAATAGGGTCATGGTAAGGCTGCGGCTGTGGCTGTGGCTGTGGCTGTGGCTGCCGCTGTGCTTGGACCTGGAATTGGGGTTGGGGTTGAGGCTGGGCTGGTTGGTGTTGGTGTTGGTGTTGGTGTTGGGTTTGCTCGCCCATGTGCGATCAGAGAAATTGATGGTGGGATTGAACAGGCCAACAGTGTAGATGTCGTGAATGGCGGTGGTGACAGTGATGAAAGGGAGGCGGaggcggtttaagagaagcgaGCGGGGGCTATGGGTCTCGGAAAGACGGTGGTTTTACTCTGGGCGGGTCAAGTGGAGTGTTGGATGTGAGATTATCGACTGATTGATTTTTTAGCCTATGTTTTTTATATGGTCAAAGAGAGatggaaagaaaataaattatggaAAATAAGTTGgagttttcaattttatttatttatattatatacaaaCGTCAGAAGagaggaaatattaaaatttttaaaaatatttctgctatattttattaattataaatttattattatttaaaaatttttaatttaattatttttttaaatgaatttaattatttaattatatcaatattttatttaaattcaaattgattgaTAAATTTTCTTTAACATTAtagttgattaaattttattaaggaagaatttttttaatatttcaaatacttgtatttaaattttattttaagataaattataatttctttaaaaaataattataatatgttattatttaaaaaaatttaatttaatttaattattagtctatttaaattaaattgattaaaaatatttaaatatttttttacatttaaattttatttattgaaattctatcataaattaaattatttttaaaaataataaattaaaataaatcgtATATAAAAAAAGTAAGTATGAGACTTCAATTtagttgttatttatttttgtatttgatGAAAGGTTCAAACCAAAGAAACTATTAtgacataattttataaaagtgaaaaaattaatttttaaatttaaagaaaaaacttttttttctttggttACATTTTTCATTTGATGGAATgcttatatgaaaaaaaaatgaaatagaataattttataaaagtgaaaaaattaatacttttttttcatatttaaattattttatccaataaaatataattaataaaaaatgaaatagaataattttataaaagtgaaaagaccaaaaataatgaaatttagtTAAAGTTCAAAATTGTAATTAAGTCTTTAATTTAATTggctaaaatattttctatttaaatataaattttattttttaaaaaatataattttaattaattaaatatataactttattattaaaaaaaactaatcaaaattttaaataaaatgttttcttttttaaaattaaaaaattgtatttttcattaattttcttatcatataaatttaaaaaatattaatggaGCTATATACTATTAacaatttaagaattttaaagaACTTCTATATAAGAAGATCATCTTTATGTTTTTTAGCCAAGCTTCCCTATGTGGTTCCTCTGTGACCCGATACTCTCGCATTTTCCTTTTATTAAACTTAAtttcatcttttctttttcctcataAAAGACGATccgcgtcaattgactatcgaagcGACTCATCCCGTCAAAGATCAGGATAGCCGAAAGCAATAATCATCCTGTGTTAGAACTGTCGAGAACTCGGCAATCCTCGaacagttaatgcattgaaggattttGTTACTAGTTATaagccggacattttatttttgatggaaacaaaagctcttagttctcgtgtgaaattttttcgtaattttttacatttttatggttacttctcagtcaatagacaaggattgggagggggcatttcgttaatgtggaagagtcatgtgtctGTTTATGTGATtggctttttttcaaattttattgattcgattgTTTCGCAAGGTAATGTCcaatggaggtttactggttattatgggtttccggaatcacaacgacgacgtcagtctTGGAACATTATTCaagttttatctcgtagaaactctcttccatggttttgttcgggagactttaatgatttatgctcgagagatgagaaagaaggagaagcaactttaccaaattatcttatgcaggggtttagaCAGGCACTTGAGGACAATAATCTTGTTCAAATACCCACTGTTGGCTCTTTCTTCACATGGGAGAAGGGTAGGGAGTCGAATAATATGGTTAGAGAGAAGCTTGATAGAGCCCTTGCTACTGAGGACTGGGCTCATAAATTCACTAATATTGTCTGCTCGGTTGTTCATTTTCCTAGATCGGATCACAAACCGTTGGTGATTAATACAGCTCCTAAGGATAATAGGGACGATAGAAGAAGAATTCAATTTGATAATACATGGTTATGTGATGAGGGTCTGGCCGAGGTCGTTAAAGGAGTTTGGGTTAATTCTATACCATACAACCTTGTGATGAAACGTGATGATTTAGTTTCTGCTCTTTCGTTGTGAGGTAGGATTAGAAATAGAGAGTTTTGGCAAAAGAAAAAGACTATACAGAGATTATTGGATAATGGGCCCAGAACTGTTCCTCACGCCTCTTTAAAGGAAGACTGAAATCATCTCCTTGAGCAGGAAGAAGCTAGACTTAAATAGCAGGCAAAGTGCTTTTGGCTTAAAAATTGGGACCAAAATACAATATTTTTTCATGCACAAATTAATGGTAGACGAAGAATGAACCGTATTACTAAATTAAAGGAGTCGTCGGGTACCTGGATTGAGGATGAGCAAGAAATAAAAAACCATTTTCTGCATTATTTCCAGTCTATATTTTATGGCGGTTCTGTGGATTGTGAACAGGTTTTTATGTTGGTGCCGCCCTTGATTAGTGATGCCGATAATGCTGATCTTTGTGCTCCATTTTCAAATGAGGAATTTAGAGCTGCTCTTTTTCAAATGCATCTAAACAAGGCACCTGGGTCAAATGGGTTAAATCCTGCATTTTACCAGAGATTTTGGCACTTGATTGGCAATGATGTTTCCGATGGTTGTCTCCTATTGCTTCAACAAGGTActtgatgttctgagatccagagaatagGGTTTACAGTGGTTGTGTAAGCTTGTCCTAGAGGAGAGTACTCTTCctctttttattcattttcttccttACAAGAGACGCCTAACAACCTTTCTGCTACAGTGACCCCTGTCTCTGTCAGGTAGGTTCGTACATACAGTAGTGTCAGTCCCCTCACCTATGTCaggcgaccatttaattttctCCAGTGCGCGTGCAAATAGGGCTGCAAAAGGACTGGGCCTGCTGTTCCTCTTCAAGTCCCATCATCGGGCTGGCTTTCTCCTTACTGGGCCTAGGCTTGCGGGCAGCCCGACCTACTACGTGTTCCGAGGCCCAAACTTGAGCTGCAGAGCAGGCCTGCCAAGGGGCGCCCAGGACTCTAGGCCTGTTCTACTTTCGCGGACTCGGACCCTGCCCCAGAGAGGGGATGAAGCCCAAcggttatcaattgcccctttacctcctcaacaGTTATTGCATGATTGATGAGGGAGTAAATCCCAATAATCCATTGTGACCGCGTGGCCCGAGGACGGCTCTTATCAAAACGTCTCTTCTTCACTTTACcgttttcaaaattcaaatccccCAAATCTTTACAGAACTCTTGCTTTCCTTCTACCTCCTGCGCGCTCCGTTCATCCTGCCCTTCCGCCCAAATCATCTTCAAGGTACGTTTCTTACACTGCCATGGATAGCCCTAAGCTACCCAACATCATGAATCTAGAGTCTAATGTTACCTCTTCTTCTCTCGTAAATTTCTTTTCTCTAGAGTATCTGGATACCCCTCTTTTTCGTATTCGGGCTCCTCTTCCTAAcgagaggattgttcttcccGACCTCCTCCCTCTGGTCTAATCGACCCCTAAAAGGACCGTAGTTTGGTATTCTTCGTCAAACAGCGTGAATATGACTTaacttttcccttttctcctttcttccTTGAGGTCTTCCTGTACTTCCAAATAACCCCCCAGATGCTTATCCTAACTCGATTCTTTCCATGTGCTCCTTTGAGTCTGTCAGTCTGAGCTGGTCTCACACCTACAGCTCGTTTGTTTTCAACCTTTTTCTGACTGGTCCGGGCTAGCCAGAGCTTTTACTACTTTGCCCTCCGCAGATGATTGTCCATCTTCTCGGGTCATAAAGACTCATTCAAAGGCTGGACAGAGGGGTTCGCTGTGGTGGAGCTGAAAGGAGGCCCCGAGTCGTCTTGGCAAGTGGACCTCCCCTGGAAAGAGGTGCCTCCGGGCTGTAATGACCTCCCCCAGCTAACCCTCTCTGAGCAGGTCAGCTTTCTCAGATTGACTTCTGTTGAACAAAAGTATGAAGTCGAGAAATGTATGTTCGTGTCCAGTCTTTAGGACTGCAGGGATGCGAgtattttattttgctttgtTTTAACATCTTGCcttctctttttaatttttgttgaatGCCCTTCTAAGCCGTTGGATTTTTGTTTTCGCTTCTGTAGCCTCCAAGCTTCCCATGGATAAGATCAAGCCATCGAACAATTTTGTTCTTTCTCGGGAGAGCATGAGGGCTGCTCTGGATGCTTTCCAAGCTGGCCGATCGGTAACTAATACGACTCGGGAGGTGGTCCAAATTATCTCCCCCAGGTCGGCCGGCCGATCCATTCCTCCGACTCTGGTCTCCTCTCGTGCCCCAAGGCCGAGCTCTAAGGATCACCATTCGAGGGCTCCCAAGTCCTCCAGCCACAACAAGTCTGACACTGCCCCCCATCTCCCACGGCCTCCAAATCTAGGCAAGTCTCAGCTTCGTCCTCCCTGGAGCTCATAGTTTTTGAGGAACTAGCTGGGGACGTGCAGCCTGCGAGGACTGAGGTCGCTCTTAGTTTTGAAGGTGTTCCCGAGGAGAATACTGAGGTCGTCCTTGCTTCTGATGAGAGGGCTCCCGAGGGTG
The sequence above is a segment of the Manihot esculenta cultivar AM560-2 chromosome 5, M.esculenta_v8, whole genome shotgun sequence genome. Coding sequences within it:
- the LOC110615976 gene encoding putative DNA-3-methyladenine glycosylase YfjP, which translates into the protein MGEQTQHQHQHQHQPAQPQPQPQFQVQAQRQPQPQPQPQPQPYHDPIPSSTPTSELISIPHQTVSPAKIPPSRPRKVRKLSPEDAATTSNDPNSSHITNTAADPPQTTAKSAKIKNTQQRALVVVPQRIIARSLSCEGEVENAIRHLRDSDPLLASLIDLHPPPTFDTFHTPFLALTRSIIYQQLAFKAGTSIYTRFIALCGGEAGVLPDTVLALTQQQLRQIGVSGRKASYLHDLARKYHNGILSDSAIVNMDDKSLFTMLTMVNGIGSWSVHMFMIFSLHRPDVLPINDLGVRKGVQLLYNLEELPRPSQMDHLCEKWRPYRSVASWYLWRFVEAKGSPSSAVAVATGASMAQQQQEEEQHQQQPQLLDPINSILNLGACAWGQ
- the LOC122723709 gene encoding uncharacterized protein LOC122723709, which translates into the protein MQGFRQALEDNNLVQIPTVGSFFTWEKGRESNNMVREKLDRALATEDWAHKFTNIVCSVVHFPRSDHKPLVINTAPKDNRDDRRRIQFDNTWLCDEGLAEVVKGVWVNSIPYNLVMKRDDLVSALSL